A region of Asterias amurensis chromosome 22, ASM3211899v1 DNA encodes the following proteins:
- the LOC139953930 gene encoding uncharacterized protein, with product MTQLTLLAVCGSVLLLVGLTHCTDEQREKRLGDNDFFQATYNDAQARQRQRVLQSYLDDRMASVGKRDGLKRNFDEDVYHQEGLDNEFVRRLMAKYFDGVARRR from the exons ATGACGCAGCTTACGTTGTTGGCCGTATGTGGCTCTGTTCTCCTATTGGTTGGTCTCACACACTGCACAGACGAACAACG GGAGAAAAGATTAGGGGACAATGACTTCTTCCAAGCAACGTACAACGACGCTCAAGCTAGACAGAGGCAGAGAGTATTGCAAAGCTATCTGGACGACAGGATGGCATCTGTGGGTAAAAGAGACGG ACTTAAAAGGAATTTCGACGAAGATGTTTACCACCAGGAGGGTTTAGACAATGAATTTGTAAGAAGACTAATGGCCAAATACTTCGATGGTGTTGCAAGACGTCGTTAA